A region from the Arthrobacter gengyunqii genome encodes:
- a CDS encoding thiolase family protein, with the protein MTEAFLVGGVRTPVGRYGGALSSVRPDDLAALTLQELVAREGLDPAVVDEVILGNANGAGEENRNVARLAALLAGFPSDVPGITVNRLCASGLSAIIMASHMIKAGAADIVIAGGTESMSRAPWVTEKPTKAFAKPGETFDTSIGWRFVNERFTSGELSRDGKMTYSMPETAEELAAVDGISRDDADAFAVRSHENALAAIAAGHFKNEIVPVTVRGRKGDTVVDTDEGPREGTTAEVLAKLRPVVRAGGIVTAGNSSTLNDGASAIIVASERAIREYGLTARARIVDGASAGVPPEIMGIGPVPATQKVLARSGVKLADVGAFELNEAFATQSLACIRRLGVNEDIVNNDGGAIALGHPLGSSGSRIAITLLNRMEREGASHGIATMCVGVGQGTAMLIEAV; encoded by the coding sequence ATGACTGAAGCGTTTCTCGTGGGCGGAGTGCGGACCCCGGTGGGCAGATACGGGGGCGCGCTGTCCAGTGTCCGGCCCGATGACCTGGCGGCACTGACGCTGCAGGAACTGGTGGCGCGCGAGGGACTGGACCCCGCCGTCGTCGACGAAGTCATCCTGGGCAACGCCAACGGTGCCGGCGAAGAGAACCGGAACGTAGCACGCCTCGCAGCGCTGCTCGCCGGGTTCCCCAGCGACGTTCCCGGCATCACCGTGAACCGGCTCTGCGCCTCCGGGCTGTCCGCCATCATCATGGCCTCGCACATGATCAAGGCGGGAGCCGCGGACATTGTCATTGCCGGCGGCACCGAATCCATGAGCCGCGCGCCCTGGGTCACCGAAAAGCCCACCAAGGCCTTCGCCAAGCCCGGTGAAACCTTCGATACCTCCATCGGCTGGCGCTTCGTGAACGAACGCTTTACCTCCGGAGAACTCTCCCGCGACGGCAAGATGACGTACTCCATGCCGGAAACCGCAGAGGAACTGGCCGCCGTGGACGGTATCTCCCGCGACGACGCCGACGCGTTTGCCGTCCGCTCGCATGAGAATGCGCTGGCCGCCATTGCCGCCGGACACTTCAAGAACGAAATAGTTCCGGTCACCGTCCGCGGCCGCAAGGGCGACACCGTGGTGGATACCGACGAGGGTCCGCGCGAGGGCACCACCGCTGAGGTGCTCGCCAAGCTGCGTCCCGTGGTCCGGGCCGGCGGCATTGTCACCGCCGGCAACTCCAGCACACTGAACGACGGCGCCTCCGCCATCATCGTGGCGTCCGAGCGCGCCATCCGCGAATACGGTCTCACCGCCCGGGCCCGGATTGTCGACGGCGCCTCCGCCGGAGTGCCGCCGGAAATCATGGGCATCGGTCCGGTCCCGGCCACGCAGAAGGTCCTCGCGCGCAGCGGCGTGAAACTTGCCGACGTCGGCGCCTTTGAACTGAACGAAGCCTTCGCCACCCAGTCCCTGGCCTGCATCCGCCGGCTCGGTGTGAACGAGGACATCGTCAACAACGACGGCGGCGCCATTGCCCTGGGCCACCCGCTGGGATCCTCCGGCTCCCGGATAGCCATCACCCTGTTGAACCGGATGGAACGCGAGGGTGCTTCCCACGGCATCGCCACCATGTGCGTCGGCGTCGGCCAGGGTACGGCCATGCTGATCGAGGCCGTGTAA
- a CDS encoding VOC family protein, with product MSFNIQICVDCENAHEQADWWAETLGWVVEPLDQAMIDSLLDQGTISPDMLVDHKGQRRWRDGAAICRESEVGSSERLRILFQPVPEPKTAKDRIHLDVHINGADKDVIRAELEARGATFLYSEQQGPSSWYTMADPEGNEFCIA from the coding sequence ATGAGCTTCAACATTCAAATATGCGTGGACTGCGAAAACGCCCATGAGCAGGCTGATTGGTGGGCGGAAACGCTGGGCTGGGTCGTTGAACCCCTGGACCAGGCCATGATTGATTCCCTGCTGGATCAGGGGACCATTTCCCCGGACATGCTGGTTGACCATAAAGGGCAGCGGCGGTGGCGCGACGGTGCGGCGATCTGTCGGGAAAGCGAGGTCGGCTCCTCGGAACGCCTGCGTATCCTTTTCCAGCCCGTGCCCGAGCCCAAGACGGCAAAGGACCGCATCCATCTGGACGTCCATATCAACGGGGCGGACAAGGACGTGATACGGGCGGAACTTGAGGCACGCGGAGCCACCTTCCTGTACTCGGAACAGCAGGGGCCATCATCCTGGTACACCATGGCCGATCCCGAAGGAAACGAATTCTGCATCGCCTAG
- a CDS encoding CPBP family intramembrane glutamic endopeptidase, translated as MAELRRPEFLSYAFTRRDGIAGGFYVLFLLIFSYAPGLGIPGLTTLIPDPLLAGYVVNLAFYLSAGALAAWASWRYAVRETRILATRPWLTLAIIPGGVFAMLVLTAVAVAFTGPPETAVNQEAVQGLVVSLPPLLIIPLLVLIAPFVEEYIFRHLLIGKLSRHLNIWVCCGISLVLFAGIHLAGKEALTLPVLMPYLAMGAVLVGIYVWAGNNFILSYAVHAAKNLLAVLLTYAVPAELLQ; from the coding sequence GTGGCTGAGCTTCGCCGGCCGGAGTTCCTGTCCTACGCCTTTACCCGGCGCGACGGAATTGCCGGAGGGTTTTATGTGCTGTTCCTGCTGATCTTCAGTTACGCCCCGGGGCTCGGCATCCCCGGACTGACCACCCTGATTCCCGATCCGCTGCTGGCCGGCTACGTGGTGAACCTGGCGTTCTACCTTTCGGCCGGCGCGCTGGCCGCCTGGGCTTCCTGGCGGTACGCGGTGCGGGAAACCCGCATCCTGGCCACCCGGCCCTGGCTGACGCTGGCCATCATTCCGGGCGGGGTCTTTGCCATGCTGGTGCTCACCGCCGTCGCGGTGGCCTTCACCGGACCGCCCGAAACAGCTGTCAACCAGGAAGCAGTCCAGGGGCTGGTGGTGTCCCTGCCTCCGCTGCTGATCATTCCCCTGCTGGTGCTGATCGCTCCGTTTGTGGAGGAGTACATCTTCCGCCACCTGCTCATCGGCAAGCTCAGCAGGCACCTGAACATATGGGTCTGCTGCGGAATCTCCCTGGTGCTGTTCGCGGGCATCCACCTGGCCGGCAAGGAGGCGCTGACGCTGCCGGTCCTGATGCCGTACCTGGCGATGGGTGCGGTGTTGGTGGGCATCTACGTCTGGGCGGGTAACAATTTCATCCTGTCCTACGCCGTGCACGCCGCCAAGAACCTGCTGGCGGTCCTGCTGACCTACGCTGTGCCGGCGGAACTGCTGCAATAA
- a CDS encoding NAD(P)H-hydrate dehydratase, protein MSTPVEPVTAVTPALLRGWQVNREAADKSDRGNVLVVGGARRSPGAAMLTGRAALRVGAGRLTLAVTESVAVAVAVAVPESGCAPLPEDDGVISGSRAGKAIGADLETSDVVVVGPGLDDADSTAELLRSIAPLMKDDASVVLDAYALGVLPGLPEVYEGWAGRLVLTPNKNEAARLLDLDPEADLDVEQAALDIAAKYKAVVAAHGFITAPDGRRWEVPSGNSGLGTSGSGDVLAGAIAGFLARKASPEQAACWGTYLHSTAGDRLAAAQGPLSFLAGELLDAMPRVMAELTV, encoded by the coding sequence ATGTCCACCCCCGTTGAACCCGTAACTGCCGTAACTCCCGCCCTGCTGAGGGGCTGGCAGGTCAACCGTGAGGCCGCCGACAAATCCGACCGCGGCAACGTGCTGGTGGTCGGCGGCGCACGGCGTTCTCCCGGCGCTGCCATGCTCACCGGCCGCGCTGCCCTGCGTGTAGGAGCTGGCCGGCTGACACTCGCCGTAACCGAATCAGTGGCCGTGGCCGTTGCCGTGGCGGTTCCCGAATCGGGGTGCGCTCCGCTGCCCGAAGACGACGGCGTAATTTCCGGGTCCCGGGCGGGCAAGGCCATTGGGGCCGATCTGGAAACGTCCGACGTGGTGGTGGTTGGCCCCGGTCTGGACGACGCCGATTCCACCGCAGAGCTGCTCCGGAGTATTGCTCCGCTGATGAAGGATGACGCGTCGGTGGTCCTCGATGCCTACGCACTTGGCGTTCTGCCCGGTCTGCCGGAGGTGTATGAAGGCTGGGCCGGCCGGCTGGTGCTTACTCCGAACAAGAACGAAGCCGCACGTTTGCTGGACCTTGACCCCGAGGCGGACCTCGACGTGGAGCAGGCGGCCCTCGATATTGCGGCCAAATATAAGGCGGTGGTGGCGGCCCACGGGTTCATCACGGCACCGGACGGCCGGCGCTGGGAAGTTCCTTCGGGCAACTCAGGTTTGGGAACTTCCGGCAGCGGAGACGTTCTGGCCGGCGCCATCGCCGGGTTCCTGGCACGAAAAGCCAGTCCCGAACAGGCCGCCTGCTGGGGAACCTATCTGCACTCCACCGCCGGCGACCGGCTGGCCGCCGCCCAGGGACCCCTCAGCTTCCTGGCCGGGGAACTGCTGGACGCCATGCCCCGCGTCATGGCGGAGTTGACCGTCTAA
- a CDS encoding histidine phosphatase family protein: MGAIELVLIRHGESAGNVAATAAHRSGAEVIDIGLRDADVPLSDAGVQQGEALGRWLAALPEDERPEAVWCSPYLRARQTAELTGLQDMRLDERLRDRELGILDLLTSAGVDARFPDEAQRRNWLGKFSYRPPGGESWADVALRLRSVLRDIDDENDGKRVAVVCHDAVIMLIRYICEQLSEAELLDIAASTSVRNASITRLMRPEGKGRWALESFNAVDHLESGGAPVTEHAGDDNHVHPR; the protein is encoded by the coding sequence ATGGGTGCAATTGAACTGGTCCTCATCCGCCACGGCGAAAGCGCGGGAAACGTAGCTGCCACAGCGGCACACCGCTCCGGGGCCGAAGTCATCGACATTGGGCTGCGGGACGCCGACGTTCCGCTGAGTGACGCCGGTGTTCAGCAGGGTGAAGCGCTGGGCCGCTGGCTCGCCGCGCTGCCGGAGGATGAACGTCCCGAGGCCGTCTGGTGTTCGCCGTACCTGCGGGCCCGGCAGACAGCCGAGCTGACAGGCCTGCAGGACATGCGCCTGGACGAACGGCTGCGCGACCGGGAACTGGGCATCCTGGACCTGCTGACCTCAGCAGGAGTGGACGCCCGTTTCCCGGATGAAGCACAGCGGCGAAACTGGCTGGGCAAGTTCTCCTACCGGCCCCCGGGCGGGGAATCCTGGGCCGACGTGGCACTGCGGCTGCGTTCGGTCCTCCGCGACATCGACGACGAAAACGACGGAAAGCGTGTCGCCGTCGTCTGCCATGACGCCGTGATCATGCTGATCCGCTACATCTGCGAGCAGCTCAGCGAGGCCGAACTTCTAGATATTGCCGCCAGTACGAGCGTCCGCAACGCTTCCATTACCCGTCTGATGCGCCCGGAAGGAAAGGGCCGCTGGGCGCTGGAGAGTTTCAATGCCGTTGACCACCTGGAATCCGGCGGCGCACCGGTGACCGAGCATGCAGGAGATGACAACCATGTCCACCCCCGTTGA
- a CDS encoding MFS transporter, whose amino-acid sequence MPASAQSPASSADLRSGQLKNLIVATVASTVGFWAWTIIGPLSSRYATDMDLGPGQTSILVAMPILVGSVARIPVGALTDRYGGRIMFTVILGVTAPLVLLTGIVGQMGNFPFLVVIAFFLGIAGTVFAIGIPFCSAWYERTRKGFATGVFGAGMVGTAVSAFFTPRLVTAVGYMGTHITIAVVVAAMAVLSWLILRESPAWSAPTEPVLPKITHAFSLRVTWQLCFLYGVVFGAFVAFSNYLPTYLGNVYDYDATAAGTRTAGFAVAAVIARPIGGTIADKVGPKLVTLTSLAGTVVLAIVVALRPEEERVYGTAFILMALFLGLGTGGVFAWVGRAAPAQDVGTVGGIIAAAGGLGGYFPPLVMGATYDPANRSYFVGLMLLAAFAAVAFLLTFTVRNGGKVDQRTRT is encoded by the coding sequence ATGCCAGCTTCAGCGCAATCGCCGGCGTCATCCGCGGACCTGAGATCCGGTCAGCTGAAGAACCTTATTGTTGCCACGGTGGCGTCCACGGTGGGGTTCTGGGCCTGGACAATCATCGGGCCGTTGTCCAGCCGGTACGCCACAGACATGGATCTGGGACCGGGTCAGACCTCCATCTTGGTGGCCATGCCCATCCTGGTGGGATCCGTGGCCCGCATTCCCGTGGGGGCCCTGACCGACCGCTACGGCGGCCGGATCATGTTCACCGTCATTCTGGGTGTTACCGCGCCGCTGGTGCTGCTGACCGGCATCGTGGGACAGATGGGGAACTTCCCGTTCCTGGTAGTCATTGCGTTTTTTCTGGGCATCGCCGGGACGGTGTTCGCCATCGGTATTCCGTTCTGCTCGGCCTGGTACGAACGCACCCGGAAAGGATTCGCCACCGGCGTCTTCGGCGCGGGCATGGTGGGCACCGCCGTCTCGGCGTTCTTCACGCCGCGGCTGGTCACCGCCGTCGGCTACATGGGCACCCACATCACCATCGCCGTCGTGGTGGCGGCCATGGCGGTTCTGAGCTGGCTGATTCTGCGTGAGTCACCGGCCTGGTCTGCACCCACCGAACCGGTGCTGCCGAAGATTACCCACGCCTTCAGCCTGCGCGTGACCTGGCAACTGTGCTTCCTTTACGGGGTGGTGTTCGGCGCGTTCGTGGCGTTCTCCAACTACCTGCCCACGTACCTGGGCAACGTGTACGACTATGACGCCACCGCTGCCGGAACCCGTACTGCCGGGTTCGCCGTGGCAGCCGTGATCGCCCGGCCCATCGGCGGAACGATCGCGGACAAAGTGGGTCCGAAACTGGTGACGCTCACGTCCCTGGCCGGCACCGTGGTCCTGGCCATTGTCGTTGCGCTGCGGCCGGAGGAGGAACGGGTGTACGGCACGGCGTTCATCCTGATGGCCCTGTTCCTGGGGCTGGGCACCGGGGGTGTGTTTGCCTGGGTGGGACGGGCAGCGCCGGCGCAGGACGTGGGCACGGTCGGCGGGATCATCGCCGCCGCCGGGGGACTGGGCGGCTATTTTCCGCCGCTGGTCATGGGTGCCACCTACGATCCGGCCAACCGCAGCTACTTCGTGGGGCTCATGCTGCTGGCGGCCTTCGCCGCAGTTGCGTTCCTGCTGACCTTTACAGTCCGCAACGGTGGCAAGGTGGACCAGCGCACCCGCACGTGA
- the narI gene encoding respiratory nitrate reductase subunit gamma: MIRADVPPPANVQVGLGDVMLWGVLPYVVLAVLILGSIWRYRYDQFGWTTRSSQLYESRLLRIASPLFHFGILAVIVGHFVGLVIPKTWMDAIRINEDRYHFFALSVGSIAGFATLVGIVLLIYRRRTTGPVFMATTRNDKVMYIFLLAAILAGLATTVFSVFDAGIVNYRDTVAPWFRSIFIFQPDIAAMTAASLSFKIHTLWGLALFALWPFTRLVHAFTAPVQYLFRPYIVYRSRGKRPAPGSPTPRGSWAPVGTPDRNRKGTPRN, from the coding sequence ATGATACGTGCGGACGTACCTCCGCCGGCCAACGTGCAGGTGGGTTTGGGCGACGTGATGCTCTGGGGCGTGCTGCCCTACGTGGTGCTGGCCGTACTCATTCTGGGCTCAATCTGGCGCTACCGGTATGACCAGTTCGGCTGGACCACCCGCTCCTCCCAGCTGTACGAATCCCGGCTGCTGCGCATTGCCTCTCCACTGTTCCACTTTGGCATCCTGGCGGTGATCGTGGGCCACTTTGTGGGGCTGGTCATCCCGAAGACCTGGATGGATGCCATCCGGATCAATGAGGACCGGTACCACTTCTTTGCCCTCAGCGTGGGCTCCATTGCCGGGTTCGCCACGCTTGTGGGGATCGTCCTGCTGATCTACCGGCGGCGGACCACCGGGCCGGTCTTTATGGCCACCACCCGGAATGACAAAGTGATGTACATCTTCCTGCTGGCCGCCATCCTGGCCGGGCTGGCCACCACCGTTTTCTCCGTCTTCGACGCCGGGATCGTGAATTACCGGGACACCGTGGCGCCGTGGTTCCGCTCCATTTTCATTTTCCAGCCGGACATTGCCGCGATGACCGCAGCGTCCCTTTCCTTCAAGATCCACACCCTGTGGGGGCTGGCGCTGTTTGCGCTCTGGCCGTTCACCCGTCTGGTCCATGCCTTCACCGCACCGGTGCAGTACCTGTTCCGCCCGTACATCGTCTACCGCTCCCGCGGAAAGAGACCTGCACCCGGGTCACCCACGCCGCGCGGCAGCTGGGCTCCGGTAGGCACTCCGGACCGCAACCGCAAAGGCACACCCCGGAACTGA
- the narJ gene encoding nitrate reductase molybdenum cofactor assembly chaperone: MSLLEKLLGKPGKGTVEPEPYKDAHPRRSAVVRQVCGLLLEYPDQELVDLVPSMRAALAEAGADAEPLDELLSWLTVEPLPEVQSNYVQEFDLSKRHSLHLTYWTDGDTRRRGEALAAFKEVYRAHGALPEGSELPDYLPLVLEFAAKVSPSDGYELLQRYRPSLELLRLALRDDNLPYSGALALVCSTLPGVSPEDRQTVMQTAGYGPPTETVGLEPYSSRLLPVHERNAP, encoded by the coding sequence GTGAGCCTGCTGGAGAAACTGCTCGGCAAGCCCGGCAAAGGAACCGTCGAGCCGGAGCCGTACAAGGATGCCCATCCCCGGCGCAGCGCCGTCGTCCGGCAGGTCTGCGGGCTGCTGCTGGAGTATCCCGACCAGGAACTGGTGGACCTGGTGCCGTCCATGCGTGCGGCGCTCGCCGAAGCCGGCGCGGATGCCGAACCGCTGGATGAGCTGCTCTCCTGGCTGACCGTCGAACCGCTGCCCGAGGTGCAGTCGAATTATGTCCAGGAATTTGACCTGTCGAAGCGGCACAGCCTGCACCTGACCTACTGGACCGACGGCGACACCCGCCGCCGCGGTGAGGCGCTCGCAGCCTTCAAAGAGGTCTACCGGGCACACGGCGCCCTGCCCGAAGGCTCCGAGCTGCCGGACTACCTGCCGCTGGTGCTGGAATTCGCCGCCAAGGTTTCCCCGTCGGACGGCTACGAACTGCTGCAGCGCTACCGGCCCTCGCTGGAACTGCTGCGGCTGGCACTGCGCGATGACAATCTTCCGTACTCCGGAGCCCTGGCCCTGGTCTGCTCGACCCTGCCCGGGGTTTCTCCCGAGGACCGGCAAACGGTCATGCAGACGGCCGGCTACGGGCCGCCCACGGAAACGGTGGGCCTGGAACCTTACAGTTCCCGGCTGCTGCCGGTGCATGAAAGGAACGCGCCATGA